In Anaerolineales bacterium, one DNA window encodes the following:
- a CDS encoding DNA methyltransferase: MAKNKLNDLDPKTWLKFQKSWFVHNPPPRKRDARVHPAKYPETMAQEFIEFFTKAGETVLDPMAGTGSTLIAALRAGRNSHGIELNPKYAEIAKQLIEEERVSLGQQAESLISEIVHMDAMHAIELQPLTFDYVLTSPPYWDMLHAKGADNQKKRRADEELDVVYSEDPNDLGNIHEYEEFLARLVTIYAGLKPLLREKAYLTIIVKNVKKGGRIYPLAWDVARELGKTYTLKDEKIWLQDNQSLAPYGMGSAWVSNTFHHYCLQFRNE, translated from the coding sequence ATGGCAAAAAACAAACTCAACGACCTCGACCCAAAGACCTGGCTGAAATTCCAAAAGTCATGGTTCGTTCACAACCCGCCGCCGCGCAAGAGGGACGCACGCGTGCATCCCGCCAAATACCCTGAAACAATGGCGCAGGAATTCATCGAGTTCTTCACCAAAGCCGGCGAGACCGTGCTCGATCCCATGGCCGGGACCGGCTCCACCCTCATTGCCGCATTACGCGCGGGACGGAATTCCCACGGCATCGAACTGAATCCCAAATATGCGGAGATCGCAAAACAACTTATTGAAGAGGAACGAGTTTCATTGGGTCAACAAGCCGAAAGTCTGATATCTGAGATCGTCCATATGGACGCCATGCATGCCATTGAGCTTCAACCATTGACCTTTGACTATGTACTCACCTCCCCGCCCTACTGGGATATGCTGCACGCCAAGGGCGCGGACAATCAAAAGAAACGCCGCGCCGACGAGGAACTGGATGTCGTCTATTCGGAAGACCCAAACGACCTCGGCAACATCCACGAATACGAGGAATTTCTTGCCAGGCTGGTAACCATCTACGCAGGCTTGAAACCTTTACTGCGTGAAAAAGCCTATCTTACGATCATTGTCAAGAACGTCAAGAAGGGCGGCAGGATCTATCCCCTCGCATGGGATGTCGCCCGCGAACTCGGCAAAACCTATACCTTGAAAGACGAGAAGATCTGGCTGCAGGATAACCAGTCCCTTGCGCCGTATGGCATGGGCAGTGCCTGGGTAAGCAATACCTTTCATCATTATTGTCTGCAGTTCAGGAATGAGTAA
- a CDS encoding NAD-dependent epimerase/dehydratase family protein — protein MTDKQVLVTGACGEIGQALVQELSRRGGYRIVTADFMPLPDSIQDLSAEHVQGDLVYKIKTFYDYDFDIIFHLAASLSSKAEVATEEAHRINVEGTMQLLMLAAYRSEKYGKAVKFIFPSSIAAYGMPNLETKRAAGAVKEEDWDNPHTMYGCNKLYCEKLGVYYSRFYGQKHLDETPPVMLDFRAIRFPGLISAFTVPSGGTSDYGPEMLHAAAQGQPYACFVRPDTKISFMAMPDAIKSMLMLMDAPRGSLTSNVYNVAAFAISADEFRQRAEKAFAGANITFEPNPRRQGIVDSWPEDVDDARARADWSWSPDYDVDRFFEEYFLPEIRKRYGR, from the coding sequence ATGACCGATAAGCAGGTGCTGGTGACGGGTGCGTGCGGCGAGATCGGGCAGGCGCTTGTGCAGGAATTATCGAGGCGGGGAGGCTATCGGATCGTGACAGCGGATTTTATGCCCTTGCCCGATTCGATTCAAGACCTTTCAGCGGAGCATGTGCAGGGGGACCTGGTCTATAAAATAAAAACCTTTTATGATTATGATTTCGATATCATCTTCCACTTGGCGGCGTCGCTTTCATCGAAGGCGGAGGTCGCCACCGAGGAGGCGCACCGCATCAACGTGGAAGGGACGATGCAATTGCTGATGCTGGCGGCGTACCGTTCGGAGAAGTACGGCAAGGCGGTCAAGTTTATCTTCCCCAGTTCCATCGCGGCGTATGGCATGCCGAACCTGGAGACGAAGCGCGCGGCGGGCGCGGTGAAGGAGGAGGATTGGGATAACCCGCACACGATGTACGGATGCAATAAATTGTATTGTGAAAAACTGGGGGTCTATTACAGCAGGTTCTACGGTCAAAAACATTTGGATGAAACCCCCCCGGTCATGCTGGACTTCCGCGCGATCCGCTTCCCGGGCTTGATCTCCGCCTTTACTGTTCCCAGCGGAGGGACGAGCGACTACGGACCGGAGATGCTGCACGCCGCGGCTCAGGGACAACCCTATGCCTGCTTCGTGCGCCCTGATACGAAGATCTCCTTCATGGCGATGCCCGACGCGATCAAGTCCATGCTGATGCTGATGGACGCACCGCGCGGGTCGCTGACGAGCAATGTCTACAACGTGGCGGCGTTCGCCATCAGCGCGGACGAGTTCCGCCAGCGCGCAGAGAAAGCCTTCGCAGGCGCGAACATCACCTTCGAGCCGAATCCCCGCCGCCAGGGAATCGTGGATTCCTGGCCCGAAGACGTGGACGATGCCCGTGCCCGCGCCGATTGGAGCTGGTCTCCCGATTACGACGTGGACCGCTTCTTCGAGGAGTACTTCCTGCCGGAGATACGGAAGCGGTATGGGAGGTAG
- a CDS encoding VOC family protein, which translates to MPTPNPPVLQLRIALTAGGYERLVKFYCDGLGIEPSAIWNNDGGKAMMLEMGSATLELFDERQAEVIDQLEAGRRVSGQVRFALEVPDLKSAMERLLANGATLVHPPVMTPWGDYNVRLQDPDGMQVTLFQVMNKE; encoded by the coding sequence ATGCCCACCCCAAATCCCCCCGTGCTGCAACTGCGTATTGCGCTCACCGCCGGCGGCTACGAGCGGCTGGTCAAATTCTATTGCGACGGTCTCGGCATCGAACCGTCCGCGATCTGGAACAACGACGGCGGCAAAGCCATGATGCTGGAGATGGGCTCCGCCACGCTCGAACTCTTCGACGAACGGCAGGCGGAAGTGATCGATCAACTCGAAGCGGGGCGGCGGGTCAGCGGGCAGGTGCGCTTCGCGCTCGAAGTGCCGGACTTGAAGTCCGCGATGGAACGGCTGCTCGCCAACGGCGCCACGCTCGTCCATCCGCCCGTGATGACTCCCTGGGGCGATTACAATGTCCGCCTGCAAGACCCGGACGGGATGCAGGTCACGTTGTTTCAGGTGATGAACAAAGAATAA
- a CDS encoding type II CAAX endopeptidase family protein: protein MQSSNKSLISFFVWAFAFSWAFWGIAVLGSLGVFTLPFPNMVLVIIGAHGPLVSSMALTYKAGGWTAVRKFLRSGFDLRLGLIWWLVILSLPFLLAALAVQINVAQSGFQPDSTLLSEPLLILPTFLMLFFLGGSFQEEFGWRGFALPRLLEKWNPLIASNVLGAIWGLWHLPLFHIADTSQAFMRFDVFVFLGIGFSVFFTWFYLKTGNNLFTALLFHTAINTSISLFPPIEQRVGGDQTAFLYLMVFYALLALVLILANRSKWFEPPK from the coding sequence ATGCAATCATCGAATAAATCCCTGATCTCTTTTTTCGTTTGGGCATTCGCATTCTCATGGGCGTTTTGGGGAATCGCCGTATTGGGCTCGCTCGGGGTTTTTACACTGCCTTTCCCTAACATGGTGTTGGTCATCATCGGCGCGCACGGTCCGCTCGTGTCGTCCATGGCGTTGACGTACAAGGCAGGCGGATGGACAGCCGTCAGGAAGTTTCTGCGCTCAGGCTTCGACCTGCGCCTCGGACTCATCTGGTGGCTGGTCATCCTGTCCCTGCCGTTTCTGCTCGCCGCTCTGGCAGTGCAGATCAATGTCGCCCAAAGCGGATTCCAGCCCGATTCGACGTTACTCTCCGAGCCGTTGCTGATCCTGCCGACCTTCCTGATGCTGTTCTTCCTCGGCGGCTCATTTCAGGAGGAGTTCGGCTGGCGAGGCTTTGCCCTGCCGCGCCTGCTCGAGAAGTGGAATCCGCTGATTGCCAGCAACGTCCTCGGCGCGATTTGGGGCTTGTGGCATCTTCCGCTCTTCCATATTGCGGACACATCCCAAGCCTTCATGCGTTTCGATGTATTCGTCTTTCTTGGAATTGGATTCAGCGTATTCTTCACCTGGTTCTATTTGAAGACAGGTAACAACCTGTTTACCGCCCTGCTATTTCACACCGCCATCAACACGTCCATCTCCCTTTTCCCGCCCATCGAACAACGCGTTGGCGGGGATCAAACTGCCTTCCTCTACTTGATGGTGTTCTATGCACTCCTCGCGCTTGTTCTAATTTTGGCAAACCGTTCGAAGTGGTTTGAACCGCCAAAGTAG
- a CDS encoding glycerol-3-phosphate acyltransferase: MQTVIDLGLILLAYIFGSIPFGLLIVKLKTGKDIREVESGRTGGTNAMRAAGFWAGFGTAMMDIVKGAGAVWVAQWVSPDNHWVHVIAPLAAILGHNHSIFLPERDENGKLIRLRGGAGGAPCVGGAMGLWLPSILVILPLGMLTFFTIGIASITTLGVAFFAILVFAIRASQGLTPWIDMWYGVGALILLIWALRPNLKKLFAGEERVVKYSLNGWLRARKEQGSANG, translated from the coding sequence ATGCAAACTGTTATAGACCTTGGGCTTATCCTTCTGGCGTATATTTTCGGATCGATCCCATTCGGATTGCTGATCGTGAAACTGAAGACAGGAAAAGATATCCGCGAGGTGGAAAGCGGCAGGACGGGCGGGACGAACGCCATGCGCGCCGCAGGCTTTTGGGCGGGATTCGGGACAGCCATGATGGATATTGTGAAAGGCGCGGGGGCGGTCTGGGTGGCGCAGTGGGTCTCACCGGACAATCATTGGGTGCATGTGATCGCCCCGCTGGCCGCCATCCTTGGACATAACCACTCGATCTTTTTGCCCGAACGTGATGAAAACGGGAAACTGATACGTTTGCGCGGCGGCGCGGGCGGGGCGCCCTGCGTAGGCGGCGCGATGGGACTTTGGCTGCCTTCCATCCTCGTCATCCTGCCGCTCGGCATGTTGACCTTCTTCACCATCGGGATCGCCTCCATCACCACGCTGGGGGTGGCATTTTTCGCCATACTTGTGTTCGCCATCCGCGCCTCGCAGGGACTGACGCCCTGGATCGATATGTGGTACGGCGTCGGTGCGTTGATCCTGCTCATCTGGGCATTGCGCCCGAATCTGAAGAAGCTGTTCGCGGGCGAGGAACGTGTGGTGAAGTACAGTTTGAATGGCTGGCTGAGGGCTAGGAAAGAGCAGGGGAGCGCCAACGGGTAA
- a CDS encoding M67 family metallopeptidase: MQSLGLSKEQLQGMIAHAALHAPLEACGLLAGRDAKVEKILCVQNQAQSPVRYVMDPIEQLHAFEWIDSNGMDLLGIFHSHPTGPETVSPTDIAEAAYAVVYIILARVDGEWRARAFWIENGGFHEVSLQVL, translated from the coding sequence ATGCAATCCCTCGGCCTTTCAAAGGAACAACTGCAAGGCATGATCGCGCACGCCGCTTTGCATGCACCGCTCGAGGCGTGCGGTCTGTTGGCGGGACGCGATGCAAAGGTGGAAAAAATCCTCTGCGTGCAGAATCAGGCGCAAAGTCCCGTGCGATACGTCATGGATCCCATCGAACAGCTGCATGCCTTTGAGTGGATCGACTCCAACGGCATGGACCTGCTTGGCATCTTCCATTCGCATCCAACGGGGCCTGAGACTGTCTCGCCCACCGACATTGCAGAGGCCGCCTATGCAGTGGTCTACATCATTCTCGCACGCGTGGACGGCGAGTGGCGGGCGCGCGCCTTCTGGATCGAAAACGGCGGCTTTCACGAAGTGTCCCTGCAGGTCCTGTAA